A window of the Chaetodon trifascialis isolate fChaTrf1 chromosome 9, fChaTrf1.hap1, whole genome shotgun sequence genome harbors these coding sequences:
- the LOC139336522 gene encoding phosphatidylinositol transfer protein alpha isoform-like — MEPMLDACITSRDILDSRNLKASTADTVMLSMYQVGQLYAVAEASKNETGGGEGVEVISNEPYEKDGEKGQFTHKIYHLQSKVPTFMRVLAPKGSLEVHEKAWNAYPYCRTILTNEYMKDKFMIKIETWHKPDMGTQDNVHGLDQSTWDEVKVVDIDIADGSCISSKDYKEEHDPTIFKSEKTGRGPLGPDWKKQLSENPDCPHMCAYKLVTVEFKWMGLQNKVESLIHKVEKRLFTIFHRQLFCWMDKWIDLTMDDIRNMEEETKKELDEMRSNDEVKGLAVE; from the exons ATGGAGCCTATGTTGGATGCCTGCATCACGTCCCGGGACATTCTCGATTCCAGAAACCTGAAGGCTTCCACAGCAGATACAGTGATGTTGAGTATG TACCAAGTGGGTCAACTGTATGCAGTAGCAGAGGCCAGTAAGAATGAGACGGGTGGAGGAGAAGGTGTGGAGGTGATTTCGAACGAACCCTAtgagaaggatggagagaagggaCAGTTCACCCACAAGATCTACCACCTGCAGAG taaaGTGCCGACCTTTATGCGTGTGTTAGCGCCGAAAGGTTCTCTGGAGGTTCACGAGAAGGCCTGGAATGCATATCCGTACTGTCGAACCA TCCTTACA AATGAATACATGAAGGACAAGTTCATGATTAAGATTGAGACGTGGCACAAACCTGATATGGGGACTCAGGACAAT GTACACGGACTGGACCAAAGCACATGGGATGAAGTAAAAGTAGTTGATATTGACATTGCTGATGGAAGTTGCATAAGTTCAAAG GACTACAAGGAAGAACATGATCCAACCATCTTTAAGTCAGAGAAGACAGGTAGAGGGCCCCTGGGACCTGACTGGAAG AAACAACTCAGTGAGAACCCCGACTGTCCACACATGTGTGCCTATAAGCTAGTCACTGTTGAATTCAAGTGGATGGGATTACAGAACAAGGTGGAGAGCCTCATTCACAAG gtggAGAAGCGTTTGTTCACCATCTTCCATAGACAGCTGTTCTGCTGGATGGACAAATGGATTGATCTGACAATGGATGACATAcgaaacatggaggaggagacaaagaagGAGCTGGATGAG ATGAGGAGTAATGATGAAGTTAAAGGCCTGGCAGTTGAATAG